A window from Leptospira meyeri encodes these proteins:
- a CDS encoding DUF2339 domain-containing protein, with product MEEKETKEILTRIQSMERELSSLKERVISLSQTQTVKESLRTTQEPVPTLVHQTDVPLNEGPNWFIQWIGENLFVKLGVFSLLLASIWFFYLAIEEYWINESVRIWIGLFLAIPVLIYGFKVRNSRPYLSPSLMGLGIAVLFSAYYSGYLWYDLYSTETCFVGLLILSLTTVAVAHSQKSEVLFGFASFGAFLVPLLLSTGQNSYPFLFTYLLLWNVLFFWVRKDTNWKVIPLLLLGANHLIFVGWANENLVDAKPFFPIVFQLGVFLLFLLREFQTLETTKSKEPILTITAIGLTLGLGFVQSFWVFSVFYPTAKPFLLTLLLILFYGLYERSIRKTVLSLDKKKLYDVIGLFGLPFIVSLIVIGTSGKLLAFSLISFAFLVTIASTYSKQLYMYWAAFPVWFFALFYIFAFTYRSQNEIPFLNGRFLVFATGSVYLVLSYLYSRKFSDFSKLLLYAAYPYWLLGTFVEIYLGFPEEKKLFLYTLSLIVYGLIALSSGFLKKIQSLKYVGFGSLSLVIIKFYLYDFWNLSLGYRILAGLFLGLTLIATGTLYNHFKKETK from the coding sequence GTGGAAGAAAAAGAAACCAAAGAGATCCTGACTAGGATTCAATCGATGGAGAGGGAACTTTCTTCTTTAAAAGAAAGAGTTATTTCCCTCTCTCAAACCCAAACTGTTAAAGAATCTCTCCGGACTACCCAGGAACCAGTTCCGACTCTAGTCCACCAAACGGATGTTCCATTAAACGAAGGTCCAAATTGGTTCATCCAATGGATTGGAGAAAACTTATTCGTAAAACTAGGGGTGTTTTCTTTACTTCTTGCATCCATCTGGTTTTTCTATTTAGCTATTGAAGAGTATTGGATCAATGAATCGGTGCGAATTTGGATTGGACTATTTTTGGCCATCCCAGTATTAATTTACGGATTCAAAGTTCGAAATTCAAGGCCCTATCTTTCCCCTAGCCTTATGGGTCTTGGAATTGCGGTTTTGTTTTCTGCATACTATTCTGGTTATTTGTGGTATGATTTGTATTCTACCGAAACTTGTTTTGTTGGTTTATTAATCCTCAGCTTAACAACAGTAGCAGTCGCTCATTCACAAAAAAGTGAAGTGTTATTTGGATTTGCTTCTTTTGGTGCATTTTTAGTACCCTTACTATTGTCCACAGGACAAAACTCCTATCCGTTTTTATTCACTTATTTACTCCTCTGGAATGTTTTATTCTTTTGGGTAAGAAAAGATACAAATTGGAAAGTAATTCCACTTCTTCTACTTGGCGCAAATCACCTAATCTTTGTTGGCTGGGCAAATGAAAATCTAGTAGATGCTAAGCCGTTTTTTCCGATTGTTTTCCAGCTGGGTGTTTTCCTTTTATTTCTTTTACGAGAATTTCAGACTTTAGAAACAACCAAATCAAAGGAACCCATTCTCACAATCACAGCAATTGGATTAACGTTGGGACTTGGATTTGTTCAGTCTTTTTGGGTATTTTCCGTTTTTTATCCAACGGCAAAACCATTTTTGCTCACGTTATTACTCATTCTATTTTACGGGCTCTATGAGCGATCCATCAGAAAAACCGTTTTAAGTTTAGATAAGAAAAAATTGTATGATGTCATTGGATTATTTGGTCTTCCATTCATTGTAAGCCTAATCGTAATAGGAACCTCAGGAAAACTTTTAGCATTTAGTCTCATCAGTTTTGCTTTTCTTGTGACAATTGCATCAACCTATTCAAAACAACTTTATATGTATTGGGCTGCCTTTCCAGTTTGGTTTTTTGCTTTGTTCTATATTTTTGCTTTCACCTATCGTTCACAAAACGAAATCCCCTTCTTAAATGGCCGATTTTTAGTATTTGCGACAGGTTCAGTTTATTTAGTTCTTTCTTATCTCTATAGCAGAAAGTTCTCCGACTTTTCCAAACTCTTATTATACGCCGCCTATCCTTATTGGTTACTTGGCACATTTGTTGAAATATATCTTGGATTTCCAGAAGAGAAAAAATTATTCCTCTACACACTCAGTTTGATCGTGTATGGGTTGATTGCTTTATCATCAGGATTCCTAAAAAAAATCCAATCTCTCAAATATGTTGGATTTGGCTCTTTATCATTAGTCATCATAAAATTTTATTTATATGATTTTTGGAATTTAAGCTTAGGTTACCGCATTCTTGCAGGATTATTCTTAGGTTTAACTCTAATTGCAACAGGAACTTTATACAATCACTTCAAAAAGGAAACAAAATGA
- a CDS encoding alkane 1-monooxygenase: protein MTLTKRLSFLLCYILPILVVLAEEVGGVSYLIVPVTVFVILPLLDFIWGKDLSNPEETNFLKLQNDSYFRYLTQSWAYVQLAFVVWSVYRIAVYPHTAVEFFLFAISVGIVTGGIGITVGHELGHKNTRYEQFLAKVIYMTVCYMHFYIEHNRGHHTNVSTPNDPASSKKNQSFYRFYPQTVIGAYQSAWELESKRLKKLGLVSFHYRNEMIWYFVITVLFLTSMIGFGSLYSLNVIRWDILGFLLLQSLIAFSLLELTNYIEHYGLNRKELGPGKFEKVLPIHSWNQNYFVSNAFLFHLQRHSDHHANAGRRYQVLRHFEEAPQLPFGYELMILVALIPPLWFQMMNPILESWELKNRLKH from the coding sequence ATGACACTCACTAAAAGACTTAGTTTTTTACTTTGTTATATTTTGCCAATTTTAGTTGTTCTTGCAGAAGAAGTGGGTGGTGTTTCTTATTTGATCGTTCCAGTCACTGTATTTGTCATTTTACCATTGTTAGATTTTATTTGGGGAAAAGATCTTTCTAATCCTGAAGAAACAAATTTTCTTAAATTACAAAATGATTCTTATTTTCGATATTTAACTCAAAGTTGGGCTTACGTTCAACTAGCTTTTGTGGTTTGGTCGGTATATAGAATCGCAGTGTATCCACATACTGCAGTTGAGTTTTTTTTATTTGCAATTTCAGTTGGGATTGTGACGGGAGGAATTGGAATCACCGTTGGGCATGAACTAGGTCATAAAAATACTCGTTATGAACAATTTCTGGCAAAGGTGATTTATATGACTGTTTGTTATATGCACTTTTATATTGAACACAACCGCGGCCACCATACGAATGTTTCGACTCCAAATGATCCAGCATCCTCAAAAAAGAATCAATCTTTCTATCGGTTTTATCCTCAGACGGTAATAGGTGCTTATCAATCAGCTTGGGAATTAGAATCAAAACGTTTAAAAAAGTTGGGTCTTGTCTCCTTTCATTATCGAAATGAGATGATTTGGTATTTTGTGATTACAGTTCTATTTCTCACTTCGATGATCGGATTTGGTTCTTTATATTCTCTTAACGTAATTCGTTGGGATATTCTTGGATTTTTACTACTACAATCATTGATTGCATTTTCACTTTTGGAACTAACTAATTACATTGAACATTATGGTTTAAATCGAAAAGAATTAGGTCCTGGTAAATTTGAAAAAGTGCTGCCAATTCATTCATGGAATCAAAATTATTTTGTCTCCAATGCATTTTTATTTCATTTACAAAGACATTCGGACCATCATGCAAATGCTGGTAGAAGATACCAAGTCCTTCGCCATTTTGAAGAGGCTCCTCAATTGCCATTTGGGTATGAGTTAATGATTCTTGTTGCTTTGATTCCTCCACTTTGGTTTCAAATGATGAATCCTATTTTGGAATCTTGGGAATTAAAGAATCGATTGAAACATTAA
- a CDS encoding TetR/AcrR family transcriptional regulator — protein MPIFVTKGVSSVSMRELSKELGVSTGTLYHYFPTKEILFESMVKQLVAIDEKEITELSESHTGLADIMAFVAKREVHFTNLMLLAVDVKRHLSESSELMQLVEDSFTSYRTALDRFFPTDAQTNSGKAFLSFFLGALFLKNNATEETNWPELFEGLGNLMVLFQSKE, from the coding sequence ATGCCCATTTTTGTCACAAAAGGGGTCTCCTCTGTTTCGATGCGTGAATTATCAAAGGAACTAGGAGTTTCCACTGGAACTCTTTACCATTACTTCCCAACGAAAGAGATTCTCTTTGAGTCCATGGTAAAACAACTCGTTGCGATAGATGAAAAAGAGATTACTGAACTTTCAGAAAGTCACACAGGTCTTGCCGACATTATGGCTTTTGTTGCTAAACGCGAAGTGCATTTTACTAACCTAATGTTACTCGCAGTAGATGTTAAGCGTCACTTAAGTGAATCGAGTGAACTTATGCAACTAGTGGAAGATTCATTTACTTCGTATCGAACGGCTTTGGATCGATTCTTTCCAACCGATGCACAAACAAATAGTGGAAAGGCATTTCTGTCGTTTTTTTTGGGAGCGTTATTTTTAAAAAATAACGCAACAGAAGAAACTAACTGGCCGGAACTTTTTGAAGGTTTGGGGAACCTCATGGTATTGTTTCAAAGCAAAGAATAA
- a CDS encoding DUF1499 domain-containing protein, whose amino-acid sequence MKQITRFILYPLFFLFVGCTGTRPNHLGIKTDKLTNCPATPNCITSFADPTDTVHYRSPITYKKPLVEAYKILKDRIEQSPRTKIIQENSNYIYTEFTSLIMRYVDDVEFYFDDKNKLLHFRSASRLGKSDLGVNRKRIELLLKDLDI is encoded by the coding sequence ATGAAACAAATTACCAGATTCATCCTCTACCCCCTTTTTTTTCTTTTTGTTGGATGCACAGGAACAAGACCGAATCATTTGGGAATCAAAACTGACAAACTAACCAATTGTCCAGCGACACCCAATTGTATCACTAGTTTTGCCGATCCTACGGACACAGTACACTATAGAAGCCCAATCACTTACAAAAAACCTTTAGTAGAAGCTTATAAAATTCTAAAAGATCGTATCGAACAATCTCCAAGGACCAAAATCATCCAAGAAAATTCAAATTACATTTATACTGAATTTACATCTCTTATCATGCGATATGTGGACGATGTGGAATTCTATTTTGACGATAAAAATAAACTCCTTCACTTTCGGTCAGCATCCAGATTAGGGAAATCAGATTTAGGTGTGAACCGAAAACGAATAGAGTTATTGCTAAAGGATTTGGATATCTAA
- the carB gene encoding carbamoyl-phosphate synthase large subunit, translating to MPQRNDLKSILIIGSGPIVIGQACEFDYSGTQATKALREKGIRVILVNSNPATIMTDPDLADATYIEPLTVPVLEKIIKKEKPDAILPTVGGQTALNLALALHREGVLEKYNVELIGAKVDAIRKAEDRELFKLAMEKLGIRVAKSFMVSDMEAARKAKDVIGFPIIIRPAFTLGGTGGGTCYDEAEFDEITQKGLSASPISQVLVEESVMGWKEFELEVMRDLADNVVIICSIENLDPMGVHTGDSITVAPQQTLSDREYQKLRDMSIDIIREIGVETGGSNIQFAVNPENGDVIVIEMNPRVSRSSALASKATGFPIAKIAALLSIGFTLDEIRNDITRVTPASFEPSIDYVVTKIPRFAFEKFPGSDPTLGVQMKAVGEAMAIGRNFKESFQKALRSLETDRFGFGSDGYLKELLEWESVPKEERKTWLTAKVKRPTDKRIFYVKMAFDFGMSVEEIFDICKIDPWFLYQFEELYQLENKFRKEGKVIIEEMKKSGFSNRQLAFLSKEEQILAQVRSGAAIEITKAKVEKTLREEEEAIEKYLEEKNIQPVYKRIDTCAGEFEAFTPYMYSSYDEEDEADVTSKKKVMILGGGPNRIGQGIEFDYCCCHASFSLQEAGVESIMVNSNPETVSTDYDTSDRLYFEPLSLEDVMAIFKKEKPDGVIVQLGGQTPLKLAKSLEKRGVPIMGTSPDSIDRAEDRKRFAEVLEKLNLKSPDNGIAASKEKAREIARKIGYPVLVRPSYVLGGRAMLIVNEELELDKYMEEAEEVSEDRPLLVDSFLQDAIEVDVDALCDGKDVFIAGIMEHIEEAGIHSGDSACVLPPQSISQRMLQEIEEATYRLALELNVKGLINVQYAIKEETLYVLEVNPRASRTVPFVAKSIGIPIVKIAVRLMLGESLASFKLGKRFSAPMITVKEAVLPFSKFPGVDTILGPEMRSTGEVMGVATTKGEAFVKAQIMAGEEPPKHGTVFVTINDKTKKELLESVRSLSNLGYNIIATEGTHKFLSDNGILSSKINKIYDGYFPNVIDYIKEKKIHLIINTPLSRVTRENAFTIRQAAIKYKVPCLTTAQAAKALIHGLVEMKDKGFSVNSLQEIHAKHKNN from the coding sequence ATGCCGCAACGTAACGACTTAAAATCAATTTTGATCATCGGATCCGGACCTATCGTCATCGGGCAGGCATGTGAATTTGACTACTCTGGAACACAAGCAACGAAAGCACTTAGGGAAAAAGGGATACGAGTGATCCTCGTAAATTCTAATCCTGCCACAATTATGACGGATCCTGATCTCGCCGATGCAACATACATTGAACCACTCACGGTTCCTGTATTGGAAAAAATCATCAAAAAGGAGAAACCAGACGCCATTTTACCAACCGTAGGTGGACAGACTGCTCTCAATTTGGCATTAGCTCTTCATCGTGAAGGAGTATTAGAAAAATACAATGTAGAACTTATTGGTGCAAAGGTTGATGCCATTCGAAAAGCAGAAGATAGAGAACTATTTAAACTCGCAATGGAAAAACTGGGAATTCGTGTAGCGAAATCTTTTATGGTTTCCGACATGGAAGCCGCAAGGAAAGCAAAAGATGTGATTGGCTTTCCAATCATCATTCGACCAGCATTTACACTTGGTGGAACTGGTGGAGGTACTTGTTATGATGAAGCCGAGTTTGATGAGATAACACAAAAGGGACTTTCTGCGTCTCCCATCTCGCAAGTGTTAGTTGAAGAGTCTGTAATGGGATGGAAAGAATTTGAGTTAGAAGTCATGCGAGATCTCGCAGACAATGTGGTCATTATTTGTTCAATTGAAAATTTGGATCCAATGGGTGTTCATACTGGTGACTCTATTACGGTTGCCCCTCAACAAACATTGAGTGACCGGGAATACCAAAAACTCCGTGACATGTCAATTGATATCATTCGAGAAATTGGAGTAGAAACAGGTGGTTCCAATATCCAGTTTGCCGTAAATCCAGAAAACGGGGATGTCATCGTGATTGAGATGAACCCACGAGTTTCACGATCTTCTGCTTTGGCATCGAAGGCTACAGGATTTCCTATCGCAAAAATAGCAGCACTTCTTTCCATCGGTTTTACCTTAGATGAAATTCGAAATGATATTACTCGTGTAACACCGGCTAGTTTTGAGCCATCGATTGATTATGTTGTTACAAAAATTCCTAGGTTTGCATTCGAAAAATTCCCTGGTTCAGATCCAACGTTAGGTGTTCAGATGAAAGCAGTTGGAGAGGCGATGGCCATCGGCCGTAATTTCAAAGAAAGTTTTCAAAAAGCACTCAGGTCACTCGAGACTGATCGTTTTGGTTTTGGAAGTGATGGTTATTTAAAAGAACTTTTGGAATGGGAGTCTGTTCCGAAAGAAGAAAGAAAAACTTGGTTAACAGCAAAGGTAAAAAGACCGACCGACAAACGTATTTTCTATGTGAAAATGGCATTTGATTTTGGGATGAGTGTCGAAGAAATTTTTGATATTTGTAAAATTGATCCATGGTTTCTTTATCAATTTGAAGAGTTATACCAGTTAGAAAATAAATTCCGCAAAGAAGGAAAAGTCATCATTGAAGAAATGAAGAAATCTGGTTTCTCTAACCGCCAACTTGCTTTTCTTTCTAAAGAGGAACAAATACTTGCGCAAGTTCGAAGCGGTGCCGCGATTGAAATCACAAAGGCAAAAGTAGAAAAAACCCTTCGAGAAGAAGAAGAGGCCATTGAAAAATATTTAGAAGAGAAAAATATCCAGCCAGTGTATAAGAGGATCGATACCTGTGCTGGTGAATTCGAAGCATTCACACCTTATATGTATTCTTCTTATGACGAAGAGGATGAAGCTGATGTCACTTCCAAAAAGAAAGTGATGATCCTTGGTGGTGGCCCAAACAGAATCGGTCAAGGAATTGAGTTTGATTATTGTTGTTGCCATGCTTCCTTCTCATTGCAAGAGGCTGGTGTAGAGTCGATAATGGTAAACTCCAACCCAGAAACAGTTTCCACTGATTATGATACTTCCGACAGGTTGTATTTTGAACCATTGAGTCTTGAAGATGTAATGGCGATTTTCAAAAAAGAAAAACCGGATGGAGTGATTGTTCAGTTAGGTGGTCAAACACCTCTCAAATTGGCAAAATCACTTGAGAAAAGAGGAGTTCCCATTATGGGAACAAGTCCTGATTCCATTGATAGGGCAGAAGATCGTAAACGGTTTGCTGAAGTTTTAGAAAAATTAAATCTAAAATCTCCTGACAACGGAATTGCAGCATCTAAAGAGAAAGCAAGAGAGATTGCAAGAAAAATTGGTTATCCGGTTCTTGTTAGACCATCGTATGTTTTGGGTGGAAGGGCCATGCTGATTGTTAACGAAGAATTGGAACTAGATAAATATATGGAAGAAGCCGAAGAGGTATCGGAAGATAGACCGCTTCTTGTAGATTCCTTTTTACAGGATGCAATTGAAGTGGATGTCGATGCCCTTTGTGATGGTAAAGATGTATTCATTGCTGGGATAATGGAACATATTGAAGAAGCAGGAATCCACTCGGGTGATTCTGCTTGTGTGTTACCTCCGCAGTCCATTTCTCAACGTATGTTACAGGAAATTGAAGAAGCAACTTATCGTTTGGCTTTGGAGTTAAATGTAAAAGGTTTAATCAATGTTCAATATGCAATTAAAGAAGAAACTCTTTATGTTCTCGAAGTAAATCCTCGTGCATCACGAACAGTTCCTTTTGTTGCGAAATCAATTGGTATCCCTATTGTAAAAATTGCCGTTCGATTAATGTTAGGTGAGTCATTGGCGTCGTTTAAGTTGGGAAAACGATTTTCTGCACCGATGATTACTGTTAAAGAGGCAGTCTTGCCATTTAGTAAATTTCCTGGCGTTGATACTATCTTAGGTCCTGAGATGAGATCGACTGGGGAAGTAATGGGGGTTGCTACTACCAAAGGCGAAGCCTTTGTGAAAGCCCAGATTATGGCGGGTGAGGAACCTCCTAAACATGGAACTGTTTTTGTGACCATCAATGATAAAACTAAGAAAGAGTTGTTAGAATCAGTTCGATCTTTATCTAACTTAGGATATAATATCATCGCAACGGAAGGAACACATAAGTTTCTTTCTGATAATGGAATTCTTTCTAGCAAAATAAACAAAATCTATGATGGTTATTTTCCGAATGTGATTGATTATATTAAAGAAAAGAAAATTCATCTGATCATTAATACTCCTTTATCAAGAGTTACACGTGAAAATGCTTTTACGATTCGACAAGCAGCGATTAAATACAAAGTTCCATGTTTGACAACAGCACAAGCAGCAAAAGCGTTAATTCATGGTTTGGTGGAAATGAAAGATAAAGGTTTCTCTGTGAATTCCCTTCAAGAAATTCACGCAAAACACAAAAATAATTAA
- a CDS encoding sulfatase family protein, with amino-acid sequence MGPNQAPLFPIRILKIAFWFTVFFYLFFLIFNTSFTIMGVDVGDFLKQYLGAFFGVYLSTTFKVFSVSFFLHLTLFSLVYLTYHFLKRSDVSWYVLSAWVVFIESFALFHSMVSFPQIYGEFFFFRYPSFAPFLYFLTDHTSPTYFSFVLGILILGFVFVLLRQIYLHKNKESFFAILHVLVLGLIHTSGYYMVGILYFVILFWQGKHYQRIHIKSYGFLFLFFLFLYLVPNIWTRIEGLTRLEAKGKPPVFIIAADSLRYDKIGLKLAGKSITPNIDSFANEGFVFHDHHTTIPRTFPSWADLLTGQYAMSHKVRDMFPSPEEKQRIGSPTFSTIQQKLREIGYRSYAIGSFAADIFPRANFGFDEVLAPNFNARIMTVQRTAESQLFLMPFLTGSWFAGGMYLEEMDGLSTWGDGSRILDRFRSILNREGDQTFSVTYFSSVIHFPYTPAYPYYKTFTDPNYYGKYKYLKFVDPTNSATPNEEETKQIRGLFDSAVFAFDSEFGDIISELKEKGIYDESIIILTADHGEALYEDVHGQGHGEHLRGEAVTHIPLIIKFPKSTSQEKSGHQFFGITSSVDIYPTIMDYFRISTKQEFPGKSLLPILGKSNWGEDRMVYAETGIWFSDTGDHFFQKQRIPYPNILSLHQVIPEEDYQIMITDPMYRETIAFSKHRSIQNSDYKLIYIPTRQGVLFEFYDRKKDPYNTKNLYPNHPMAVKMKDMLYQMVVKWEDASLAGEYLIPSSLSDINEN; translated from the coding sequence ATGGGTCCGAACCAAGCCCCTCTTTTCCCCATCCGAATCTTAAAAATTGCCTTTTGGTTTACCGTTTTTTTTTATCTATTTTTTCTAATCTTTAATACTAGTTTTACCATTATGGGAGTGGACGTTGGAGACTTCCTTAAACAGTATTTAGGTGCTTTTTTTGGGGTATATCTTTCTACCACGTTCAAAGTTTTTTCAGTTTCATTCTTTTTACATCTAACACTTTTTTCTCTTGTTTATCTAACTTACCATTTTCTAAAACGTTCCGATGTCTCTTGGTATGTATTATCCGCTTGGGTAGTCTTCATTGAAAGTTTTGCCTTGTTCCATTCTATGGTAAGTTTTCCACAAATATATGGTGAGTTCTTTTTCTTCAGGTATCCTTCCTTTGCTCCGTTTCTATATTTTCTCACGGATCACACAAGTCCTACTTACTTTAGTTTTGTATTGGGAATACTTATTTTAGGATTTGTTTTTGTTCTCTTGCGACAGATTTACCTTCATAAAAACAAAGAAAGTTTTTTTGCCATATTGCATGTATTAGTTTTGGGACTCATACATACATCTGGTTATTATATGGTAGGAATTCTTTATTTTGTGATTCTTTTTTGGCAAGGCAAACATTACCAAAGGATTCACATTAAATCTTATGGATTCCTTTTCCTATTCTTCCTTTTTCTTTATTTGGTTCCAAACATTTGGACGAGAATTGAAGGATTAACTCGCTTAGAAGCAAAAGGGAAACCACCCGTTTTTATTATTGCGGCAGACTCCCTTCGTTATGACAAAATTGGGCTTAAACTCGCAGGGAAAAGCATTACACCAAACATCGATTCATTTGCTAATGAAGGTTTTGTCTTTCATGACCATCATACCACGATTCCCCGTACCTTTCCAAGTTGGGCGGATTTATTAACCGGACAATATGCGATGAGCCATAAAGTTCGTGATATGTTTCCCTCTCCAGAGGAAAAACAAAGGATTGGATCTCCCACTTTTTCTACAATTCAACAAAAGTTAAGAGAGATCGGCTATCGAAGTTATGCGATAGGAAGTTTTGCTGCTGATATTTTTCCTCGAGCCAACTTTGGGTTTGATGAGGTACTTGCTCCGAACTTCAATGCTCGCATTATGACAGTACAACGAACTGCCGAATCCCAATTATTTCTTATGCCTTTTCTCACTGGATCTTGGTTTGCTGGTGGGATGTATTTGGAAGAAATGGACGGGTTGTCCACATGGGGAGATGGGAGTCGTATTTTGGATCGATTCCGATCGATATTAAATCGAGAAGGAGATCAAACATTTTCAGTAACTTACTTTTCAAGTGTGATTCATTTTCCTTATACTCCGGCTTATCCTTATTATAAAACTTTTACCGATCCAAACTATTATGGTAAGTATAAATACTTAAAATTTGTAGATCCAACTAACTCTGCCACTCCGAATGAAGAAGAAACAAAGCAGATTCGTGGATTATTCGATAGTGCCGTTTTTGCTTTTGATTCAGAGTTTGGTGATATCATTTCCGAATTAAAAGAAAAAGGAATCTATGATGAATCAATCATCATACTGACTGCAGACCACGGAGAAGCATTGTATGAAGATGTACATGGACAAGGACATGGGGAACATTTACGTGGGGAAGCAGTGACTCATATTCCTCTAATCATAAAATTTCCTAAATCAACAAGTCAGGAAAAGTCTGGCCATCAATTTTTCGGAATTACCTCGAGTGTTGATATCTATCCAACTATAATGGATTATTTTAGAATCTCCACCAAACAAGAGTTTCCTGGAAAATCCTTGTTGCCAATCCTTGGAAAATCCAATTGGGGAGAGGATCGAATGGTTTATGCGGAAACAGGAATTTGGTTTTCCGATACAGGGGACCATTTCTTTCAGAAACAACGAATCCCATATCCGAATATCCTTTCCTTGCACCAAGTGATCCCAGAAGAAGATTATCAAATTATGATCACTGATCCAATGTATAGAGAAACTATTGCGTTTTCAAAACACAGATCTATACAAAATTCTGATTACAAACTTATTTATATTCCCACACGCCAAGGTGTGCTTTTTGAATTCTATGATCGAAAAAAAGATCCTTATAATACCAAGAATCTTTATCCTAATCACCCGATGGCTGTAAAAATGAAAGACATGTTGTACCAAATGGTGGTAAAGTGGGAAGATGCATCTCTCGCAGGAGAGTATTTAATACCAAGTTCTTTATCTGATATCAATGAAAATTAA